From Impatiens glandulifera chromosome 7, dImpGla2.1, whole genome shotgun sequence:
taacaattcaatatCATCGTTCTCTCTTTAGTTTAACAAAAAAACTACTGAAGGTGTcataaataagataatttttctGCAACAACAAGTGATATCAGAGTTGTACGGTGTTTGATCTGTTTCAGTGATGATATAAAAAGGGAAATAGGTGATGAACAAAAGCTGGGAGAACGAAGGGGTGATGCACTTCACGCCACTCACGCGTACTAACTACGCGGATTGGGCAATCCTAATGAAGGTGCATCTACAAGTGCAAGGCTTGTGGGATGTCATTGAAAATGGTGCGGGAGGTATTCGTGAAGATCGACGGGCTATGTCGTTACTTCTCTAGGAAGTGCCTTCGGAGTTGATCCAAACCCTTGGAAGCAAAAAGATGGCCAAGAAAGCATAGGACACACTAAAAATCATGCGGGTCGAAGTTGAACGTGTCCGAGAAGCCAAAGTACAAACACGTCAGACAGAGTTTGAAAACTTCGTGTTTAAAGACGGCGTGGGGTGGAGGTTTTCGGCATTCGACTTGTGGAGATCATCAACGAGCTCGAGGTGTTGGGCGATCTAGTGTCCGAGCACAAGACAATGCTCAAATTCCTTTGTATTGTGTCATGTGCATACAAGTAGATGTCGATGGTGATTGAGTCACTCATCAATCTGAAAACGTGATCCATCGAGGAACTCACAGGTCGACTCCTAGTCGTAGAGGAGCGCGGAGAACTCGATGATGTTAGATTTTCTGGTGAGCGACTACTACTCACAGAAGAGGAATGACGGTCTCGGAAAAGACAACGTGAGCAAGGCAAAGACTCATTCAATAACGACAACAAGAAAGGTGAAAATGGTGAACGAAAAAAGGGAAGTTGTAAGTACTGTGACATCCCTAGTCATTTGGCCAAGGAGTGTCGCAAGGCGAAGCGAGACTAGGAGAAACAAGAGCAAGTAAATCTCGTAGAAGCAAATTCCGAGGAAGATGAAGGTCTGATGCTACTGATGGCACAGATCTGTACCACAACATCGGCCGACGATGACGTACAtgagatatttttaaatgaagaaTAGGTTGTACCTAGGGATACCATTAATGGCGTGTGGTACAAGGACACGAGATTTAGTAGTCACATGCCATGTGACAAAAATGTGTTCACAACGTTTGACGAAACTGTAAAGGGTAAAATACGGTTTAACGAAAATTCTGTGGTAAATATATGCATAAAGGGCATGTTGATGATTGAATGTGTCATTGGCGACCAACAAATTCTATCTGATGTGTTCTATATCCCAAACATAAAGAGTAATCTCCTCTCCTAATCTAACAGCATCGAGTTCGTCGCGCTCCTCTACGACTAGAAGCCAACCTATGAGTTCCTCGATGGATAACGTTTTCAGATCGATGAGTGACTCAATCGCCATCGACAACTGCTTGTATGCACACGACATACTACGAAGGAATTTGTGCACTGCCTTGTGCTCGAACACTGGATCGCCCAACACCTCGATCTCATTGACGATCTTCGCAATTCGAATGTCGAAAGCCTCCACCCCCTTGCTGTCTTTAAACGCATGATTTTCAAACTCCGTCTGACGTGTTTGTGCTTTGGCTTCTCAGACACGTTCAACTCCGACTCACATGATCTTTAGTGTGTCTCATGCTTCATTGGACGTCTTTTTTGCTTACAAGGGTTTGGATCAACTCCGACGACACTTCTTAGAGAAGTACAAAGACCTCCCGCACCATTTTCAACGACATCCCACAAGTCTTGCGCTTGTAGATGCACCTTCATTAGGACCGACAATCCGCGTAGTTAGTACGCGTGAGAGGCGTGAAGTGCACCACCCCTTTGTTCTCCCAGTATCTGTTCATCACCTCTTTTTCTTTTACTAACATCAAACACTATACAAATTTTTTTCTCCCCATCAAGGTAGCCCAGTgataagagtcggcttaagagaccaaacgagttcgatttcatctggaagcgttttgagtttaagcgggaaAACATGGTTGttgggtgtcatgctagttctcatttaattctaaaaataataagataatttttcaagttagcaataatatatatatatatatatatatatatatatatatatatatatatatatatatatatatatatatatattaggtataatatatatatatattaggtataatatatatatatatattaggtataatattttttggcATTACTTActaaccaaataattttaactgtcgtttaaaatatttgatagagatttttgcgatattatttcattaattcgTTCGATCTGCTCTACTTAACATTTATTGTTCAAAAACgcaaataaattattctttttgaGATTCTCAACAAATTTGTATGttcgatttaatttttttttttaaatattttaaacaacaaaagaaaattcATAGTGTGGGCTAAAAGGTTACCTGCAGACAAACACACACTAGTGGCCATTGCAAAACAGCAGTTGCccatgattttttatttttttttctaaaatattattaaattataaatttgtgaCCAACTAAGATAAGTCTTATCTAAAGCTAATAAATATCAAGTTtaattctatttaataaaactctaatttaaataaaataattcaatttacaaACGTGTCACAGGTAAGATCAAAGTTTGTCTATCTTCCGCAAATGGACAAATTTATTTTCGATAAGAGAGTCTTTGTCATACGCATCTTCCTGCTTTTTCAGAGTAAATATATTACATCTCCATCGAAGAACAAGacgaagaagaaggaagaagttCAAACTCAAAGCATTCCTACTAATACTGTCTGTATCATGCTTTAGATCGAAGCTTTACTTTCACTATCGCAATCAATATACTCGAAGCCGTATCTCTCTTTGAGCTCACACCATTTGCACAAGTCGCGTACAGCTTGGAACCAGCAGTAACACTTCTTTCCTCCGGTTTGCTTCTCTCTTTCTATATTTTCTCTGAAAACTTCGTATTAAGCAGTTACTTGTATGTAAAACTGAAAACGAGTTTAACAACACGCAGAAATGACTTCTCTCAAGAAAGAGTACGAGTTCCTGAACGATATCGGACTTTCTTCTCGCAATTCCGGCTGTTATATCGATGGCGCCTGGAAAGGAAACGGTCCGATTGTTTATTCTATAAATCCTGCTAATAATCAGGTTCGATTCGTTTTCTTTACTGAGTTTTTAGTCTCATTTTAGATTTTCCAGCTTCGTCATTCGGAATCAACTCCGGATTCAGATTATGATCAGATGTATAGTAGAAGAATCACTGGTAATGAGTTGTAATTGGACTTGGATAGTCGGATATCAGGATATGAATATGATGTCGTTGCTGTtgtttttatctctttttcaaCATCTTGACGTCTTCCTTTTATTGATAATATAGTGGTTTTGCTTATTCAGACAATTGCTGAAGTTATTGAAGCTTCTCCGCAAGACTATGAAGAAGGGATGAAAGCTTGCTCAGAAGCTTCCAAAATTTGGATGCAAGTGAGTTCaggaaaataaatttaacattattgAGACATTGATACAGCTTGAAGTAATTGCATTATCAAATTTCAGACTTTGAGATGCTTTCTTTTCTCGATTTCAGTCAATTTCAGTCAATCTCTGCTTAATTTTAGATTATAAAGAAATTGCATTTGTAACTgtgaaaattgaattaaatcTCTCACATATACTCAGTGGTGTTGTTGACATCTTGAATTCATCTTCACACAAATTTCACATCATAAATGAAGCCATGGAGATCTCTCCTTTTCTGATACGCAGAATGTCCATTACAGGTACCTGCACCAAAgaggggagaaattgttagacaGATAGGTGACGCACTTAGATCCAAACTCCAGCAACTTGGCAGGCTTGTTTCACTTGAGATGGGAAAAATACTTGCTGAAGGAATAGGAGAGGTTCAGGTATGTAATGTTCCTTCACACTTTGACTGGAATTCCTTGTATGACTCTTACTGGGCTGCTAGTGCGAAAATACATGTCACATTCATTTAGTATATCTCACTTGGATAGTGGGGTGCTTAATTATCACGTGTGATTAGTGTGAACTAATGCTTTTGTAACAAATCAATGTTTAGCACAAAATGATGCATCAAGGAGCTTTATCATGTCAACTTCATCCTGCTTCCCTGTGTGCTTTCAAATTTTAACATTGGAGTATTTACAAATCAAGGCAATGGTTCTTCAAGTTACTACAACTATTCTATCTTGGTGTTGCAAAAGAATTTGGAGAAAGCATTTAGTAAATGACTTGAAATGTTGGAACAGTCTTGTATAATCTCAATATGTTGATTATGAAATCTACTATAGATGCCCACTTTGGGTTGTTCAATCAGTAATAGTCGGTGAAATCTACCCAAGAGGTTAATATCTCAAGTTTGATTCCCGCTGGAAGCACTTTGATTGAAATTGGGGATCATGCCGGTAGAATGTTATGCTAGCGTCCTTTAGGAAAAAACCTGACATCTCTCTTCAAAAAGGAAATCAACTGTAGATGAACTAAATTTGAAGCCAGGGATGTTGGTTTAACTGCAATTCTTACATTGTTTCATCTActtttccaaattttgttgtAAAATGTCAAGGTCGAATAATGTAATATTTACTCTCGGCAGAAAAAACTGTTACGATTGATCGCATATCagtgttattattttttcttgacATATTGTTACTGCTATAACTGATGGATATGGGTTTTCTCAATTGAATGTTAACCTGAACAATGTTTCTAATCCAGGAAATCATAGATATGTGTGATTTTGCTGTTGGTTTAAGCAGACAACTAAATGGATCAATCATACCTTCAGAACGTAAGTTCCAAATATCTGCAGTTTCACATTCTTCTAGATGTAAATACTATTAGAATGTAACATTTATTGTTTTGGGCCAACAATAGATTCAAGTACAAGTTAATTTAGCTTTGCAGTTATATTCTTCATGCAACAAAatgcatatataatattttcactcTATCATTCTTCTCTTTGACAccttgaaattgtttttttgttgtATTGACAGGTCCAAATCACATGATGCTGGAGGTACATGATATTTCTTGTTCCCGTATTTGGGGAAGGGGCATTTATTACTTCCTGTTGCTTATACTTTATTAATTTCTGTGCACAGATGTGGAATCCCCTCGGGATTGTGGGTGTAATCACTGCTTTCAACTTCCCATGCGCAGTTATGGGTGAGTTTTGGTGCCTATCTGGTCtgcaaaacaattaaaaaaaagtcaaatgttGGATTCTGCCCTTTAATACAACTGTATTGGTTTCCAATAGATCACATATTAGATGAAAAATAACTAGTATGAAACAGAGGTTGTACTTGTTCATTTACTTGGGCTGTTATTGTTCCCACTTGTTCTGAAAGTTGATATTCAACACAAATAGCAAAGGATATTCTTCTTTATTAGTTAACAGTGATATTAAAGTGGTCTAAATTTTCTGTAACAATTTTCTCTCTTGTTATAGCCTTTTTCTTCCACAGTTATTATCATGCACACTTCATCTTTCAgtaagacaattcgggtatatTGTGGCTTTTCAGGATGGAATGCTTGCCTTGCGCTAGTCTGTGGTAACTGTGTTGTGTGGTGAGTGAATATTATTAGTTTACACTTTACAACTTCTATCCACTTATATATTTAGTTAGTTCAAAAACTGCACCTGTGATTAGATTCTTCTCTTACTATCTTCGGGTATATGGAATCTTCGTGgggaacaaaaaaaattatttatactaaaaatcattttaaccaaaattatctataaattaattgtcttaaattaaatattaacaatactacaacttttttaattaaatttattattctaacaAAAATAGCATATAAACAATAAAGTAGTGTTCTATAAAGATTTTAGTTTGCTTTTGTTTTGCTTAATTCGGTTAACTTGCATATAAGTTTGTCTAACTTCCTTTTACTGCAGGAAAGGTGCTCCTACGACTCCCTTAATTACTGTTGCAACGACGAAAATAGTAGTTGAGGTTCTGGAAAAGAATAATTTACCCGGTGCTATCTTTACCTCTTTTTGTGGTGGTGCTGAAATTGGTCAAGCTATAGCAGAAGATACTCGCATACCTCTGGTCTCATTTACTGGTAGTTCAAAGGTACTTATATATCTTCTGCTCACATTTCTGTTGGAGTAAATCCATAAATAATCCCTTATAGTATTCATCAATTTTGATATTCACCCTTAAACTATAAATTCATTTTGATAACCCTTTTTAAGCAACAATTTTAAACGAGATTGTTTTCAAACTTTTAGTCCCACAGAACCATTTTTGTTTACAAGACAAGACCCTTTTATTTTGGTCATGTCAGCTCCTAGATAGGAAAATGaagttttgttttttctttataagTTAAATAGATGTCTTAACACTTGACAGTTAGAACGGAAAAAAATCCCGTTTAAAATCACTTAAAAATgtatgggttatttgaaaacagtTCCCTAATTTAAGGGATGATTTCAAAATAGGCGCACACCTTGAGGCCTTATTTATGGGTTATTTCTTTCTATTTGAATCCATCAAATTAGTAACTCCctacaaacaaaagaaaaacatttatttataattattttgtcttTATGAATTGTTCTGTGCACTCTAGGTGGGTCTAGTGGTACAGAAAATAGTAAACGAAAGGTTTGGAAAATGCTTACTGGAATTAAGTGGAAATAATGCGATAATTGTCATGGATGATGCCGATGTTAAACTTGCTGTTCGGTCT
This genomic window contains:
- the LOC124945874 gene encoding aldehyde dehydrogenase family 7 member B4; amino-acid sequence: MTSLKKEYEFLNDIGLSSRNSGCYIDGAWKGNGPIVYSINPANNQTIAEVIEASPQDYEEGMKACSEASKIWMQVPAPKRGEIVRQIGDALRSKLQQLGRLVSLEMGKILAEGIGEVQEIIDMCDFAVGLSRQLNGSIIPSERPNHMMLEMWNPLGIVGVITAFNFPCAVMGWNACLALVCGNCVVWKGAPTTPLITVATTKIVVEVLEKNNLPGAIFTSFCGGAEIGQAIAEDTRIPLVSFTGSSKVGLVVQKIVNERFGKCLLELSGNNAIIVMDDADVKLAVRSVLFAAVGTAGQRCTTCRRLLLHESIYHTVLDQLIDLYKQIKIGDPLENGTLLGPLHTQTSRNNFEKGIEIIKAQGGKILTGGALIESEGNFVQPTIVEISPTANVVKDELFGPVLYVMKFKTLNEAIEINNSVPQGLSSSIFTGRPDILFKWIGPQGSDCGIVNVNIPTNGAEIGGAFGGEKATGGGREAGSDSWKQYMRRSTCTINYGSELPLAQGINFG